A stretch of DNA from Myxococcota bacterium:
ACGGCACGCGCCCCTGCTAGCCTCCGCCGCTCTTCGGAAGGAGCCGGCATGGCACGCAGCAAGAGCAAGCAGAAGGTCCGCAAGCACCGCTTCAAGCAGCGCCACAAGCGACGCGCGAAGCGGAAGAAGCAGGCAGCCGCGCAGGCCGCCAGCTAGCGACCGCGCCGGCCGAGGTTCGCGAAACCCACCTCGGCCACCGCGAAGCGCCGATTCCGCCTCCCTAGCTCGGGGAGGGTCCGGAATCGTGGTACAGGGCCAGCACCGGCGGCGACTCGAGGCACTCCATCAGCTCGGGAATCGTCGCCTTCACGTGCGCCGTGTTGGAGTGATCGGCGAGGGCTGACTCGTCCGCGTAGCGCTCGATCACCAGGAACTCGCCGGCCGCATGGGCCGAACGCAGCACCTGGTAGGCGAGACACCCGGCCTCTGCTTTCACGGCCTCGGCACCGAGCCGCGCGAGCAACGCCGCGACCGCGTCTTCGGACCCAGGCTTCGCGATCATCTGACTCGTGACCGTGATCGAGGGAGCGCCGCTCATACCCGCGGGGAAGATACCCCTCTGCAGCGGAACATGCGAAGCCCGGCAGCTCCGGGGCCCCAGAACTGATCCGGGCCCCAGACGAGGGAAAGGCCCGAAACGATCGAAGCGTTCCGGGCCTCCCTGGGAAGGGGATATTTTGCTGTCTGGCAGGGATGTGGCCCGGATGACCCGGCAGGTGTCACAGAAACTCGCCGATTTCTTGACCCCGCAGATCCCGCGGGGGACCTGCCCGCCTAGCGTGTGCGGCGCTGCGCGAGGGTCTGGGTGCCCCGGCCCGGCAGCGAGTAGCGATCCGCCAACTCGGGTGCACAGCGCTTCCCCTTCTCGCAGAACACGCCTTGGAGCACTTCCGCCGCCACCTGCGACGAGGTGCGCCAGTAGAGGTGGCCCTGCACGAGCACCGTGGCGATCGCGACGCGCGGCTTGTCGGCCGGCGCGACGCCCACGAACCACTCGTAGCGGCCCTCGGGATCCTTCCCGGACAGGCTTCCGGTCTTCCCCGCCACGCGGATGTCGCCCAGCATCGGGTGGCCGTTGCGCTTGCGGAACGCCCGCCGCGCCGTGCCCTTGCGGGTGGTATCGATGAGCATCGCGCGGAGCTCGGTCATCAGGTCGGGATCGAGCACCTGGCGATTCGCCGGCGTGGCCGGGAGCGAGAGGGCACGA
This window harbors:
- a CDS encoding putative quinol monooxygenase, giving the protein MSGAPSITVTSQMIAKPGSEDAVAALLARLGAEAVKAEAGCLAYQVLRSAHAAGEFLVIERYADESALADHSNTAHVKATIPELMECLESPPVLALYHDSGPSPS